One Intestinimonas butyriciproducens genomic window, CCGTCAAAACGCCGAATTTTCTCTCCATTTTTCTCCATCCTGATTTTGAGGCGGGGTTGGAGCTAAAAATTTTTTGTTCTCATTCTTCCTTTTCCGTCAGTATTTGGATACTATTTTCCCACTTATTACAATTTTAGGAGGCCGCACAGCGACAGCTTTTGTGTGGTCTCCTGAAATTTTTTCTATAGGCCCCACCAATTTAGACATTGGTTCAAGTTTGTATATTGATTTTGACGCCCCAAACGTGTATCATGGTAAGTATTCTGGGGCAGTATCCAGATGTTCGTGCTTAAGCACATGGAAAGGCGGTGATGGAATGTCTTTGGAAGCAGTCCAAAAGGTGACGGAAACCGAGCAGAAGGCCCGCGCGCGTAAGGCGGAGGCGGTGGAACAGGCAAAGAAGCTGATCGCCGACGCAGAACGTCAGGGCCGAGAGCGTCTGAGCGCGGCAAAGGCCGAGGCGGACGTCCAGGTCAAGGTCATGCTCACCAAAGCGGAGGAGTCCGCGGCGAAACACTCGGAAGCCGTCATGGAGGAAACGCGGCGGTCCTGCGACAGCCTGCGCCAAGCGGCGGAAGGTAAACTGGAGGACGCGGCGGCACTCATTATCAGAAGGGTAGTGGGAGTCTAATGTCCATTGTCAAAATGAAACGCCTGCGGCTGTTTTGCATGGCCGCCCACCGGGAGGAGCTTCTCCGCCAGCTCCAGCATCTGGGCTGCGTGCAGGTCCGGGAGCCCACCGACTGCATGGAGGATCCGGACTGGAGCGCCTTCATCCGGGTGGATGACACCGCTCTGGCGGACACCAGGGCCCGTGCCGACGCTCTGCGCGCCGCGCTGGAGCTCTTGAACCGCTATGCACCCTCCAAGGGCGGTCTGTTTTCTCCCAGGCCCGAGATCACCGAAGGGCAGCTCTTTGACGATCAGGCCCGGCGGGAAGCCTTGGACGCTGCGGAACGCATCACCGGACACGAAGCGCGCATCAACGCCATCTACGCAGAGCAGAGTAAGCTCGCCGCGCAGAAGGCCTCCCTCGCCCCCTGGCTGGAGCTGGAGGTGGATCTGAACACCCCGTCCACCCGCGAGGTCTCCGTGACCTTCGGCGCCTTTCCCGGATCGGCGGACCGGCAGGCGGTGGAGCGGGCGCTGGCCACTGCCACGGAGCTGGCCCAGCTCACTTGGGCCGGGCACGACCGGGAATTTCAGTATGTGCTTCTCCTCTGCCATCGAAAAGCGGAAGAGGAGGCCCTGGACCTTTTGAAGGGCTTTGGTTTCACTCCCTCCTCTCTGCGGGGCTGGGAGGGCACCGCCCGGGCCAACACCGACCGGATCGAGGCCCGTCTTGCTGAATTGGGCCGGGAGCTGGAGGCCTGCAGGGCCGCCATCTCCGGCGAGGTGGTCCACCGGGAGGACCTGAAGCTCTGCATGGACCGTATGACCCAGGACATCCAGCGGGAGGAGGTCAAGGGGCGGCTCCTGGCTTCCCAGACCACCATCTTTCTGGAGGGCTGGGTCCCGGCGGAGAGCCTGCCCCGTCTGGAGTCGCTCCTGAGCCGGTACCCCACCGCGTGGGAAGCCTCGGATCCCCAGCCAGAGGAATACCCCTCCGTGCCGATCCAGCTCAAGAACAATGCGCTGACCCGGCCTCTCAACATGGTCACCAATATGTATGTTCTCCCCGCCTATGACGGCGTGGACCCCAATCCGCTGATGGCCCCCTTCTTCATTTTCTTCTTTGGGCTGATGATGGCGGATATGGCATACGGCATTTTGATGGTCCTGGGCGCCGTCTTTATGTTCCGCGTCATGCGGCCCAAGGGCGGTATGCGGGACTTTGCCGGTCTGCTGCTGCTGTGCGGCATCAGCACCTTTATCATGGGCGCGCTGACCGGCGGCTTCCTGGGCGACTTTATTCCCCAGTTGGCCAAGATCATCAACCCCAACACCACACTCACCGAGCTTCCAGCCCTGTTCACCCCCCTCAACGACACACTGGCCATTCTGGTGGGCTCTCTGGCCCTGGGCCTGATCCAGATCATCACCGGCATGATCATCAGCGTGGTGCGCAAGGTGCAGGCCGGCCAGGTGGCCGACGCCATTTGGGACGAGGTGACCTGGTGGATCATCCTCGCCGGCATCGCCCTGGCCGTGCTGGGCATCGGCTCGGTGGGCGGCTATCCCGTGGTCCTGATCGTCGGACTCGTCATGCTGCTCTACGCCGGGACCCGGAATGCCAAGGGCTTTGGAAAGATCACCTCCCTCATCGGGACGGTCTACAACGGCGCCACCGGCTTTTTCAGCGACATCCTCTCCTACGCGCGTCTGATGGCTCTGATGCTGGCGGGCAGCGTCATCGCCCAGGTATTCAACACGCTGGGCTCGGTGACGGGCAACGTGATCGGCTTCGTGATCATCTCCCTCATCGGCAATATGCTCAACTTCGCGCTGAATCTGCTGGGCTGCTACGTTCATGACCTGCGGCTCCAGTGCCTGGAATTCTTCAACCGTTTCTACAAGGAGGGCGGCAAGCCCTTCCGGCCCCTGCTGATCCAAACCAAATATGTAGATATCAAGGAGGAAAATTAACATGGCTGAATTCATTGCTCAATTTGGCGGTATTGGTCTGGCGTTTCTGGGCGCCGCGCTGGCGGTGGGCCTGTGCTGCGTCGGCTCCGCGAAAGGCACCGGCATGGTGGGCGAGGCCGCTACCGGCGTCCTGAGTGAGAACCCTGAGCATTTCTCCAAGTGCCTGATCCTCCAGGTGCTTCCCGGCACCCAGGGCCTGTACGGATTGGTCATCTGGTTCTTCGCCCTGTTTACCATGGGCGCTTTCTCCGGCGGCATCGTGGACCTCTCCGTCACGCAGGGCCTCACCATCTGCGTCTCCTGTATCCCCATGGCCATCGGCGGCTGGCTGTCCGCCATCTATCAGGGCCGCGTGGCCGCCTCCGCCATCAATGTGGTCGCCAAGAAGCCCGACGACTGGGCCAAGGGCATTATCCTCTGCGGTATCGTGGAGTTCTACGCCATCCTGTCTCTGCTGGCCTCCGTGCTGCTGCTGATGAACGCTCTGTAAGGGCGGTCCTTCGGGACAAGACAGGAAGGAAAGGCGGTAACCTATGAACGGTATCGAAAAAATCACCGGTCAGATCGAGGCCGACGTCCAGCGCGAGATCGACGATCTGACCGCCCAGGCCCAGGCCCAGGCGGCGGAAATCCTGGCCGACTATGAGGCCAGGGCCAGGGCCGAGGCCGAGGCCACCCTGAAGCGGGGCGCTCTGGCCGCCGCCCAGCGGGAAGAGCGGCTGGGGGATATGGCCCGGCTGGAGGCCCGCAAGCTGACGCTGGGCACCAAGCAGGAGATGGTGGAAAGGGCTTTCCAGCGGGCGCTGGAGAAGCTCACCAGCCTGCCCGACGCCGAGTATGTCTCTCTTCTGGCCAATCTGGCCGCAGCCGGCAGCCGCTCCGGACATGAGGCTGTCATCTTCTCACAGAAGGACCGGGCCCGCTTCGGCAAGCAGGTCGTCACCCTGGCCAATGACATCCTGGCCCGGAAGGTGGCCCCCAAGCTTCC contains:
- a CDS encoding V-type ATP synthase subunit K, which produces MAEFIAQFGGIGLAFLGAALAVGLCCVGSAKGTGMVGEAATGVLSENPEHFSKCLILQVLPGTQGLYGLVIWFFALFTMGAFSGGIVDLSVTQGLTICVSCIPMAIGGWLSAIYQGRVAASAINVVAKKPDDWAKGIILCGIVEFYAILSLLASVLLLMNAL
- a CDS encoding V-type ATP synthase subunit I, with the translated sequence MSIVKMKRLRLFCMAAHREELLRQLQHLGCVQVREPTDCMEDPDWSAFIRVDDTALADTRARADALRAALELLNRYAPSKGGLFSPRPEITEGQLFDDQARREALDAAERITGHEARINAIYAEQSKLAAQKASLAPWLELEVDLNTPSTREVSVTFGAFPGSADRQAVERALATATELAQLTWAGHDREFQYVLLLCHRKAEEEALDLLKGFGFTPSSLRGWEGTARANTDRIEARLAELGRELEACRAAISGEVVHREDLKLCMDRMTQDIQREEVKGRLLASQTTIFLEGWVPAESLPRLESLLSRYPTAWEASDPQPEEYPSVPIQLKNNALTRPLNMVTNMYVLPAYDGVDPNPLMAPFFIFFFGLMMADMAYGILMVLGAVFMFRVMRPKGGMRDFAGLLLLCGISTFIMGALTGGFLGDFIPQLAKIINPNTTLTELPALFTPLNDTLAILVGSLALGLIQIITGMIISVVRKVQAGQVADAIWDEVTWWIILAGIALAVLGIGSVGGYPVVLIVGLVMLLYAGTRNAKGFGKITSLIGTVYNGATGFFSDILSYARLMALMLAGSVIAQVFNTLGSVTGNVIGFVIISLIGNMLNFALNLLGCYVHDLRLQCLEFFNRFYKEGGKPFRPLLIQTKYVDIKEEN
- a CDS encoding V-type ATP synthase subunit E; its protein translation is MNGIEKITGQIEADVQREIDDLTAQAQAQAAEILADYEARARAEAEATLKRGALAAAQREERLGDMARLEARKLTLGTKQEMVERAFQRALEKLTSLPDAEYVSLLANLAAAGSRSGHEAVIFSQKDRARFGKQVVTLANDILARKVAPKLPEELTGSKAGAILDKVVAGASAVLAGTGMLTLAEESRPMAGGLILRDNNVETNCSFEVLIHLQRDALAAEVAKTLFD